The following is a genomic window from Pyricularia oryzae 70-15 chromosome 5, whole genome shotgun sequence.
CTGTGCACGTTCACCTCTACTGCATGTGGTAAGCCGGGGCTGGTAGGCTGGGCTTAGGTGCCCACCAATCCACAACGCATGTCAGGTCCAGGTTGTAACCAGCACGCTTACCGTGCAAGGCAGTTGGTGATTTCATTCATTGTTAACCAAGGCACATCAGCGATACCCTAGGCTGATTAATTGACTGAAGTGGCGTGTCATGAATTGGGATGGCATGGAGTGTATcaaaaggtaggtaggtacgttaACATAGTGTTCATACGTACTTGCCAAATTTGAGTGCCTGCCATCTATTCTTCAGATGGTCTGATAAATTTTCTAAAGGAAGTTGCGCCTGAACGGGCGGCCGCGGGCGCGTGCTTTTATGACTTCAAGGCTGGACGATGCACAACTGGCCGAATCAGGATACCCAGGCAATGTGGTGGCATCCATCAATGTTCTTTCCCTCTCGTGTTCCTGCCCCACTATAGTCGGTAGGCGACATTATTTTGCGTTATTGAACTGGCGACTGGGCGCGGCGGGCACACCCCGACAACGGAATAGCGGTGGGCGGGTCGAAAATTGCTGTTAGGTGAGTTCGACATTTTATGCGCTGATTCGTTTCTTGATGCGGCTCCTCTTTTATTCCTTTATCCCCATTCTCATCATCTGGTTTTTGTTCaactaccttaggtacctacctgcctgccGTACTTTGCTTCGCGGCTAccaacctaggtacctacctacctaactacTTCCGTCTCGCGATAATACCTCAAATTTTAAAGTAAGGGTATTGACTAGCCACCATCAAGGTACTTGACTTCGTACGAGACGTAGTCAGGTGCCTCGCCCATCAACTTCCTCAACCACCCCTGACATCCGCTCCACTAcaaccaaacaaacaaaaaaaaaataacgctGAGAACAAGTTGGATCCCCGCCCCAGAAAATTCGCTCATCGATCAGTGTTCTGTTGCATCACAAGCAATCCGTTGTGCCGGTAGCGACAAACCAAGTCGAGACCAATCTACCGTAGTAGTTTGGCCTGGTTCCCACAATAGAACCAAACATCACCCGGGGATCCAAGGCTGCCCGGTTTAGAGCTTCTTGCGGCCCAAGCAAAGTCGGCCCAGTTCAACTAAACGTCGGGGCAGGTCGGGACAAGTCATCTGAGGCGCTGTCGCCCGCCGTGCCAGGCATTGTCCGACCTTCTCATCCCGAGCCCGGCGGCATCTAGCCTTTGTTCGGCCGGTGGCCGGATGTGTAAACTGGGATTTCCTGCAGTGGCCCATTTCATAatcctagtctagactagatcgTCATTTACGCTCTCGGGCAGCGGCAGGCAAGCGTCAATGGTCAGGTACATCACATTGGATCCCAACCCCGCGAATCCTCGAGGCCGTTTGTCGATTACGACATTTTCTTTGTCAAGCATAAGATAACACCAGAGCCGCCGCATGCACCAAGTGAGCGCCCACCCATTTTCCCACCGGTCCAAAGATCAACCTGTGTCCTCTGAGTGCTATACTTGAGCTTGACCACAACAAGGGCTGGCCGTACgctccaaaattgacaaCAAGAGCAGAGTCACTCCTTTCTGATTACGAATGGTCTTTGCATTGGATCTGCCGTGAATCTACTCATCATCGCGGAAAGATCGGAGCTGACCTCGCTTTGCACAAATAAAACCTCGTTGATTCACGCCTGCACCGTTATCTGTTTGCAAGTGGAAAGGATAGGTCAAGACCTCTGTTTAGAACAGCTTGCTCTGGCGCAAATCGCACGGTTTTCTCATCATGGATCTCGACTCGCTCGCCATTCACGACATAGTGCATCCCACAGCTGCATTCTCGCGGGATGAATATAACACGGAATGCGAGCATCGGGATATTGAGGAACCGGCCCACTCCAAATGCGCCTCTAATGACTGGGAAAACTCCCAGCTCAACCCCAAAAACCGCATCGACAGCCTTGATCTCCCTGAGCCGCCCTTGTGGCGCATCGACGGTTCGGCAGGCCTCGGAACTCAGTACTATGCAATCCCTCTGTTTCTAGGCAGACTTACTCCTTTGCGCATAGATGTTTTCGTTGCAGAACATCTGGGCAAGTCCTCGCCTCTGTTGCGGTCACTGCTCGACCTCGACCAGGCTTTTCACACCAAGGACGCGGCCCGGGTCAACCGCCTCGGGATCACCAGACACATAGTCCGGGCCTTGCACCTGTGGGCCAAGACGTTGATCGACGCGGGCGAGCTATATAAGCTCGAGGACATTTTTCTCAGACAGCCGTTTGGAACCAAGCTCATTTTCGAGAACCTGGATTTGAATGTAGCCAACATCAGAATAAGCGTCGACCCCAATCACGATCTCGAGCTGCGGCTTCTTTCAGTTGGGGACCTTGCCGCCATGTGGGATATGCCCGTGGAAAACTTTCCTCCGTCCATAGATATTACTGATCTGGAGTTTGTCACACAGCTCCATGATAGTGTGTGCGTTGTGCGTTCCGGTGGGGACGTCGGGACAGGCATTAAAGGTGAGGGTGAGGGAGATGGTGAACAGCTCATCCTCAAAGCCCTCTCAAGCTCGAATCGTTATCTGTACCACGAGCTCAAGATTTTATTGACCATGCCTCCACATCCAAATATCATGTCGAGACCCATACATATCATCACCAAACAGTGCAATTTCGGCAACAAGAAGGGCATCATTGGCTTCACACTCTTTTATCATCGCACAAGCTCGATCCGCGACCTGATACCCTGGATGCGCATCCACAACAAGCTCAAAGTACAAGATCAGACCAAGTGGGCGATACAACTCACGTCCGCCCTGATCCACATCCGTGAAATGGCAAAGACATACTATCCGGATTTGCGCCTCGACAATGTCGTCCTCTCGGAAGAAGGGGATGCCGTCATGGTCGACTTCGAGCAGCGTGGAGTGTGGTGCGAATTCGGATCCCCCGAGGTCAACAACATTGAATTCCTGCGAATTCTTGCGTGTGACGATCCGTCGGAATTCACAGGATCCGATGCCGAGCCCACAATTGGTGAAGAGCTGCGCGTTGGCTACTCGGAGCTTCTAAAGCGGCTGGTCCCTAACTGGGAGGAGTTGTACTTCAACAGCGACTACAACAATCCATCGCAGGGCTATAATATAGCCTGGAAAGCGTTGACGCCGGCTCAGCAGGAAGCCGCCGAGGTGTACATGCTCGGAAGAGTGTTGTGGTGTCTCTTCGAAGGGCAAGCGGCGCCGAAGCGCGGAGCGGTGTGGCAGTCTTACCGCCGTGAGACAGAGATCGAGTTCCCAAACTACAGCGAGCGCATGCCCGCGGCAATGCGCTCTCTCATCGACCAATGCACAGCGGGCAGGCGGCAAGCATGGAGTGACCAGGTTTCGCGGGTTCGTAGTCGCGTCGTGCTTAAGAGCGGCGAGGTCGTTTCCACCGCCGAATTACGCCGGTTGGCCAAAGACTGGTGGACGCGAGAGCTGCAAGAAAACGGGCTATACCTGGACACACAGGGCCGTGGCGCCGACCTAGACAAGCTGAAGAGGATTGACGCGTCGGCACAGCGACCGAGATTGAGGGAGGTCCTGGCAGAGCTCAAGCAGTTTGAGGCGTCTTTGGAGTGACATAATGTTGAGAGCATGGCTTACGTTCTAGGATTGTTTATCCTGCTTGCAATTTACCTTGGTGATCAGGGTTTCAGCATCTGCGCCAACCTAATGTTCCTGCTTTTGTTAGTTTCGTCTGTTTTTATGTGGAGTTTTGGTCCCTTTGAGTCTGTCTCATTTTTTATCTTACACCATGTGTACCGTGCAGACGGGCATTAGGAAAACCCACGAGCCCTGGCacacacaaaagaaaattgTAGCTAATCGGACATGTGATCTATTCGCAACTTGATATTAGCCTGCGTCGTCGCAGCTACATTTATAGATGTGGGGTGGTCAACCCAGGTAAAACTCGGcttcatcatcgtcatcgcttTGTGCCGTTATGGGATTTAGCTCCACCAATGATTGAGCAGCTGAGCAGATAAAGACATACCTGACTACATATAATTTTTCCGCAATGCCAACCTAGGCCAAACAGAACTGAAGGTTGTCTGAGAGCagtgattgggtacttgttCTATAAATTTCTAGAACCTAGAAAATAAACTAAAGATGAAGCCCCCACTACCTTGCAGATGCATTTACGCAAGGAAGATTGGGTTCAATAAGGTATTCGTTGAGACTATGGGGCAGCACCGACGAATGAAATCGCAGTCTGGATGAAGGCAGAAACCCCGCCATCGTCACAAGTCGCACTGAGGTACGTCAGTTAGCAAAGGTACCGAATATCAAATTGTGAAGTTGCACGTGCTATTGATACTCGACCGGCAAAATCTCAACCAAGTGTAAAAAGTTTCGAACGACGACTTCTTGACAAATTTGTAACATCTGTTTAGGAAAGGAGAAACAAAGGACCGCCAAAATGGCTCCCCAGGCAATCATCGCGCCGTCCATCCTCTCTGCCGACTTTGGCAATCTGGGCGAGGAATGCTCCAAGACCATCGGACAAGGTGCCGACTGGCTTCATGTCGACATTATGTGAGCGAGCTACCTCGGATCAAATAGAAGAAAAGGGGGAGATCGCAACCCCACCATCGTCACTCCGCCGCTCGCTAACATGACAGCCCAAAACCCTTTGCCATGCCTCCAAACTCTCCAGGGATGGTCACTTCGTACCCAACATCACCTTTGGCCCGCCCGTGGTGGCCAAGATCCGGGGCCACGTCGACAGGCCCGAGGCCGCGCACGGCAAGGGCACGTTTGACTGCCACATGATGATCGCGGAGCCCAAGAAGTGGGTGAAGGAGTTCAAGGCGGCCGGGTGCGACCTGTACTGCTTCCACTACGAGGCGGCGTTCAGcagcgcggccgaggagccgTCGGCCACGTCGGACGCCAAGACGAGCCCCCGCGAGCTGATCCGTTACATCCACGACCAGGGCCTGCTGGCCGGCATCGCCATCAAGCCCGCCACGCCGGCCGACGTGCTGTACGAGCTGCTCGACTCGtccgacgccgccgagcgTCCCGACATGGTCCTCGTCATGACGGTCGAGCCGGGCTTCGGCGGCCAGAAGTTCATGGCTAGCGAGCTGCCCAAGGTCCAGGCCCTCCGTCAGAGGTACCCCGAGCTCAACATCGAGGTTGACGGTGGCCTGGGTCCCGGCACGATCGACCAGGCTGCTGATGCGGGCGCCAACGTCATCGTCGCTGGAAGTGCCGTCTTTGGGGCCAAGGACCCGGCAGAGGTCATCAAGGTCCTGCGGGAGTCGGTTCAGAAGCGTGCTGGAAAGATCTAACGTGGGAAGGGGGGCCTTGACAGTTTGGCACATGGGTAATGGGCGGGAGTGTGCACGGCTGGTGTGAGAATGGATGTTGGCCGAGACGGTTGCTCTCGACGTCGACGTTGCAGATGACAGCCGCGAGGTTTTGCAGGCGCGAGCTTTGCAGCAGTCAGTTTGAGTGTCTCTCTTGCTATATCCTTGACTTGGCATACACTCCACTGTTTTGAGCCAATACAGTTGCCCAGAGAATGGATGATACTTATTGTACTCGCCGTTACGCGCATAAAATCTCAGATGTGCATGATGCTCGTTGGTGGTGTATCCAGTCGCATGGCTAGGCGATAGCCTGGAGAAGCAGCTCGATCATTGGGTCTCGAGCAATGGGACAAGTCACAGCAGACATCACGGGATTGGTATCAAACACTGCTGACACTCGGTATCAAAGAAACGGAGAAGCAAGCGTCGAAAGTCAGTGATACGCAAAATGCCTTGTTCAAATCTAGACGGTTGTGGTTCATACTATGACTCCACGCGGAGAGTTGTCTACTAGGCCGTTGCCTGTATGCAACGAGCGGCTCTCTGTCGCCTTTCAGGCATTTACCACCAAGCATGTCCTGGATCTTCTTGTATGGATAGGGAACCACCCTTGATAATTTGCATAGTATGTCGGCCCGTGTCCCGGTGTGCACTTGATGTTAATATGATATATGCTGATAATGCTAAGATCTTGTCAAGTCTCATCGTTGGCGCGTACAAAGACCCCCACGGGGTATTCGAGCTGAACATCTCCGACATGCCAACACAAAATTTGGACGAAATCAGGGATATGACTTTGCGGTACTGATGTTCCCATGTGCCCATCGCACAGTTGTTCACACGCCACACCGATATCTTATTCAGAAACCGTTTATGCTATAGCATAGAAGACACCAAACAAGTCCCAGAATGCCCTACGATTTTGCCCCCTCATCTCCTGTACCAACTCAGAGAAGGTTCATCCCAAGTTGACAGGACGTTATCATCTGTAAAATGAGACGGTTTATTGGGAGGGCAGGGGTTGCGGAGGTGTCATTTTACACCGGGTTACCTATACTGGGAACAGAAGGTAGAGATACGCAATCCCCGCCCATGTCCCTTTTATCTTGAGGCGAAAGACTGACCGAGTCTTGGGAGGGCCTAAAAAAAAGGGCTGGATCCTGTTCAAAGAATCATCCCTGCCAAGGGCCCGGGGGAGAAATCAAGTTGGGTGAGTGCGAAGCATATCACGTGGAGCCCAAGTCTGCTTGCTGTGTAATGTAGGTCCTTGATACGAAGTAGTCCCGAATGTTGGCCGACTCCGTTTGGTTGACATGAAATCCCTTCCTGTTAtggccttcttttttttcaagacGGCATTGGCGGCAAAGAAAAGGCTAGCGCAGTAGGGCCAGGAAATGGCGCATACTGCTAAGCGCGGGTTGTGCTTCATAATAGCTCAGTTGATATTATCGGACACATGATTCCAACAGgcagagaaagaaaacaggAAGAACAACTTTAATGGGAtacccgtttttttttctctgctcGCTTCTATCTGCAtggaaattcccccttggaTTTGCATCCTAGATGCGACTGATACATCCTGGTGGAGGCGAGCCATTTTGACAAAGTGACGCCAAGACTAGGTACATAACTAACTACCTGTACCGAAGGAGTGGTTGGAGTAAAATGATACAACATCAAGCAGCCAGTGAATACTGACTGAATTTGGAGTAAACCTAAGCATTCAGTCATGGGAAAAGCTAAAACATCCAAGAGGCGCAAGGAGATCGTGAGGGGGGGAAaatcaaaaacaaaacaaaaagtccCTCAAGTCAAGAAACCCCTCCTGGTTTCGTGTGGCTGCAGTCGGGCAGAAAGTGGGCTGGGGAGTGTTTACCCCCTCTCGAGTCAAGGAAcaagggcaaaaaaaaaaaaaaaaaagcggcgTCATCATTATCAGACTGTTAAATTCTTTGTTATTGTTTACTTTCCCTTTCAAGGCAGGCAGGCGGACAGAGCAGACAGGGCAGGGGCTAGAATAATTCTTTCCTTTACGAAGTTCACATAACGACTCCGCACCAAgaaaaaacaaggagggccgACACAACCTCTTTCTCCAAACCGGCACCGGTTCGGAGAGGCATAAATCTAATCGGCATATGGGGGAAGGGAAAGGAGACGCGACAGTCGCGCATATTCCGGAGGAGCTTGCCACAATGCGTTAGCCCTTGCCGAGTAGCGGccgataaaaaaaagggcaaggTTCTTCCCCGACGTTGGCGCCAACAAACAGCACTAAATATGCAAGCCTCCCTGAATCACACACTACGGAGTATACAAAAATTTCCGACCTGAAGGACGTTTCTTCTTCATATATGGtgtataattttttttctccgaaGTCCTGTACATATCTTTGCAATCGATTGGATCACGGCAGACTGTTGAGCggcaaaaaataaaaagaaacaggCTCCCCAACGGTACGGAGTAACGTCCCAAGGTCCGTACCGGAGTAAATGAGGCTTATTGGAGAAATATGGGCTGATCTTCCCTTCACACACCAAAAACCCGTCGGCGCTACTGCACAAAGGCGCGCTGGAAAGCAACTTGCACTTTTTGGAGGAGCACTTCTAGGCCTTGCGCCCTGCAGGACTGGGTGGAGAAGGTACTGTAGCAGTGCATGTTCTGAGATTTGAGAATATTTCCGACCGGACACAAAGAGAAAGGGAAAACGCTGACTAAATTTTTACAAACGAACTTTTTCGTGACATGATCTAGGGGGAAAACCTTGATGCAGTCAAGTTGTTTTTCCCCATGTCGCAGTGAATCAAAGGCCAAGGAAAATCCCCTTGGTCGGCGTATCTTAATCGTCTCTGTCAATGCTTACGAAAGTACATAGTAGGAAATTCGCCAGGGCCAAGCTGTCGCATTACGCGAGTAAGTTGTCCACAACCCTTACGGAGTACGCGTTAGGCGAGGTCGCTTTTCTGCTGGAGTCTGCTCACGACATGCTGAGGGTAACTGCCGAATAACTGGGGTGGCTGAGgtccttttttgtttctctcttctcacaGTCTGCTCCTTGCTATACGTTGCATCGTGGCAGTGTGGCAGGTGTCTTGTAATATGGCAGGGAGATATACCATGCATGGACAAGCTGTGTACTTACTGTACAGTATGTGCATGcgtggttggaaaagacgaTGTCATCACGCCAAGCCTTGTACGCGAGCAGAAGCCACCCCTGCAGTACAGGGACAGTCAAACAAACAGCACATTCGGGATGAGAAGTTCATGCCTGACGCGTTGCACAGACTTTTTGACATGTATGCAGCACGGTAAAGAAGCCGGATATTCTGAGAGAAGGCCAGGCAGTTGACTCAAGAAGTCTCCGACGTAACACGCATCCGTTCGTATTTGTCCCAGGGCGCTGGATACTAACGCAAGCGACCTGTGGCACGGTGGGTTGACGGTGCTTGTTCATGCCGCGAACAGGGACATGATATGTGAAGGTCTTGACCAGGTCGATAGTCGATGTTTCGTGTCGATTAGTATTTGCTTGGCTCAATTGGATGGCAGGAATCCGGTGACTAAACCGCATGGTGTAGGATAGGGGAGGTCGTCGACTAGCTAACCTAAACCACCTAGACTAGCTGTCGTTTACCTACAGGCTCCTTACTAGGTACTTATGGCAGGCCGCGTAGATCATGCGTGGCAGGAGGCTGTGCTATAGCTTTACTACCTAAATGTGTATGGAATATCCATGACAGTCGCTGATAGGTAATCCACCGAATTACCAGACTGGTACAAACTGCCCACAAGGCTCCAAGAGCAAGCCATCACGATGCTTTTTCTGCCAGGGGACAAGCTTGCATTGAATAAATTGACTCCTGTACACTGTAAATCACCGCATCCGTCCCCCGCCAACGAAAAAAGATGCgattcttttgtttgattATGGTACgcggtattttttttttggttttcatCCGTAGGTAATTTTCTGCTTCGTCTCCACTCCCAATCGTCTGTGTTAAAAAAGAGCGTTGGCACTATGTGGTATTTGGGCTCATGTGGAGTTCGGGACCTGCATTTCGTCGTCCGGACCAAATTCCTCCGTGGTGCCATTCAAACCACCGGGGAAAGCACCCGTTTGCTAGCTCCAACCCGCTCGTCGACTCGACCCTGCCCATCCCCACCAATCCACAAGTTGCTGCCCGCCTTTTCACTTTCTTCAGCTCTTTTGGAGGAGGCCTGGAGGGTTGACGGTGATGAAAACGTGCATGGCATAAGATCGGGCCCTAACTCCTTTGGGTCTGAAAAGGGCAAAAAGCCATTGGAATCACCTACCTCTCTTGGCTTTTCCAGAAATTCCAACAAGAAGGGCTGAGCAAGATGCAACCAGGCGGACAAATGGATACGGCCACACAGTTGAAAGTGGTATGGGGACCGAAGCGATGACGACAGTTTGATATGGGTCGGACCGAAAAGGGGAGGAGAAGACTGAATTCGAAAGATGGAAAAGatgaaaagagagagaggagTGCAAAAAAATAGGACCTCGGTCTCCATTCTGGGATTGGTCCAATTGCCCAACGGAGTCGGGTTGCGCAAGGCCGACagggggtctttttctttttttttttccttttttttttttttccaagtgGTCGGCCGATCATTCTAGAACAAGTCTTGGTTGCTACCCTACCTTGCCTCTTGCTGCCTACTATCCTTCATCAACCCCAGCAAGGATCTTTGATCTTTGAAGCACGCAAAAAGACTGCCTGAGAGAATCTCGGTTGAATTCCCCATGTTAATTATCAACTGTTATCACACACCGGAGGCGAGGCCAAGAAAAGAACCCCTGGCTTGGTATCGTGCCGTCTCTTGTGATGGTATGCGGGAAATGTGACTTAATGTTGCGCAATATTAGGCCACTTGGCCACCGGTGAAGGCGGGAAAAGAGGGTAAATTTTGGTTGAACCAAGCGGGCTGGCAACTGGGCGCCCGACTTTCGAACAGTTAGTTAATCACTCCTCCGTGGCGAAGATCGCCTGATCGTTACAAACGTCTTGAACCCGCCCTACCGTGCACAGACATTACCGCGGGGTTGTCGGAGATCAAAAGAGAAACGTTATCATGATCCTAGCACATCAAAAGAAAACTAGAGGATCATTTAGGATTGACGAAAGAGAGCACAAAAAACCCTCTTTCGGCACAAatgggtgggtgggtgcaTACACTGGTGCGACGGAAGACAGGAAAGGCTGCCTGGGCAAAACCGAAAAATAAAGACACATTGTGTAAGACATGAAAAGAAATCCGCTGCACTCAATTCGGAATGGCAGCGGCAGGATCCGACGTCTGTCGTGATTCTATCCAGTCGAGACTCATCCGTGTGCCACCTGCGCCGCGGAGCCGCTTTTTTCAAGACTTAGGTACGGCAAAAATGAGGGCGATATTAACTGCCTGGGCTATAGTCTATAAAGAAGGGggggaagaaaaataaaagtgatGTTTGGCTGGGGAGGCGGGGGAAAGTGGTGTGGTGCGTGCGATTATGTGGTTCTACGGGATCGAAATGTCTCGGGAGCACGTTGCAGACGGCGCGCGGCAGTACGCGAAGGTCAGCTCACTAAGCTTACATGCCACCTTGGGTACCTAGCAAAAGGGTTTTGCGCGCGCCAGGCGAAGGGAGGTACTTTTTTGTGGTTGGGTGCGGCGGGGAACGCACCAaactttttttccaaaaagtCCTCCGCAAAAATGCCCAGTGGCCGCCAGCAGTTAGCAGACCATAAATGGTGTTGTAGGGGAAGCGGCCCGGGGAAAGGGACGCCACGTTGCAACCACCAGCTAAAGGAATTAATAAAGACAATTATTGGGgcgggtggtggtgatggctAGCAAGACTAGGTAGATATTTGGTTGACATTGATTATAATTCGGTTCGCGTCGTCGGAGCATCGCTTGGCTTGTTGGCGCTGATGTTTTCTTCTCGCTACCAAGAGGTAGGGCGATAAGTTACTCTATGTGCTATCATACAAATCCTACCTTACTTTACAGCCGTAGAAATCAACAGACCAACAGCTTGCTGGGCACGCAGCGCTATTGCTGGTTCAATGCAACCTCGGGCTGGAATTTACATCGGTCACATTTTTCAAGCGGTGCAGTTATTACCGCGGGTTCGGCAAGGAAACTCGGAAAGAAGCGGTGGCGATGGAATAGTTATACTACGTGCATAgtataggtaaggtacgaaGTACGTACAGGACGTGACTGTCGTATGTCGCGTGCGAAAGTCTTGGCATCCACTTGCACCAGATTTCTGTACATTTTCCTGATCGGAAACAGATCTTGTTGAGCAGGAAAAAGATCAGACACTCCAacatgtttctgcgggatgCCGTCTGGTTGACTTGTCAATCAATGCCTATCCCATCAATGTTAATCCGCCCAAGCGATAATTAATTACCATAGTACTACTATCCTCCACGGCGATCTGGCAGGGGGGAAACAGGGGCAAAGCAGGGAAGTGCATGTTTACCAGCTACGCGAGACACGGGTAAGGTTTCCCCCGAGAGGACGCGAGTGAAGTAAATTCGGTAGACCATGCCGCCCTGTCAGGACGAAAAAGGCAAAGGCGGATGGATAAGGGAGAGAAAGAGTGCGAGAGAGCAGACGCGTAAGGAAACGCCAGACGGGATCCCGGCGGAGCGACAGCCCGTCCTGCCCCGGGCGGCAAATGAGGGGGAGGAGTATTGTAAAAGGTACGTAAAAAATGTGCCTCACTCAGCTCATGTACGGTTACCCCACCGGGACAGAACCCTGCATGCATCGTACCTACTGTGGTTTTT
Proteins encoded in this region:
- a CDS encoding ribulose-phosphate 3-epimerase, whose translation is MAPQAIIAPSILSADFGNLGEECSKTIGQGADWLHVDIMDGHFVPNITFGPPVVAKIRGHVDRPEAAHGKGTFDCHMMIAEPKKWVKEFKAAGCDLYCFHYEAAFSSAAEEPSATSDAKTSPRELIRYIHDQGLLAGIAIKPATPADVLYELLDSSDAAERPDMVLVMTVEPGFGGQKFMASELPKVQALRQRYPELNIEVDGGLGPGTIDQAADAGANVIVAGSAVFGAKDPAEVIKVLRESVQKRAGKI